GGCTCTGCGGCCGGCTCGCCGAGCGGCTCGGTGGGCTGCCGGGGGTGCGGGAGGTGCGCGGCGTCGGCCTGCTCGCCGCGGTGGAGTTCGACTCGTTCATGCGGGCCGCGCAGGTGGTCGGTGCGTGCCGGGCCGCCGGCGTGATCGTGCGCTGCGAGGGCACCGTGCTCTCCGTCGCGCCCCCGCTGGTGGTCACCGCCGAGCAGGTCGACCGGATCGTCGACGCGCTGCACGCCGGGGTGCTGGCCGCCGACTCGGCGCCGCCCGCGTAGGTCCGTGACGGGTGGCCGGCACGATCCGTGCGCCGGCCACCCGTCACCGCCGTTCGATCACGCCCTCACGCCGCAGCCGCCCGAGCCAGGCGTTCATGGTGTGCCGGGGCACCCCGTACTGCCGGGCGAGTTCGGTGACGCTCGCCGCCTCCCGGTACGCCTCGACCAGCTCGGCCACGTCCGGCATCCGCCGGTAGTTGCGGGTCGCCCGCTCGTCGCCGGCGACGGTGGGCGGTTCCGCCGGCGGTACCGGCCGAGGTCGCGGTACCGGCCTGGCGTTCGCTGCCCGCTCCGGCTCGTCCGTCCGGTGCGGACAGGCACCGCTGAAGGCCGCGGCGATCGCCGCCAGGTCGACCGGGGGCAGGGTGGTCGAGGAGATCGCGCCGTCGTTGCCGGCCCGGACGTTGACCTCGACGATCCGGGGCTGCGGCGCGGTCTCGATCCGCAGCACCGTCGTCGATTCCCCCAGCTGTGACTCGATGGTCACCGTGTACTGCGTCATGGCGCGACTCCCGGCCAGGCTCTGACCGTCCTGACCGGTCGGCCGCAGGATACGAGATAGATCAATTCGGGAATTATGGCACGTCGACGGACGGACCGGGGGCCCTCGCGGCCGGTGTCGCCTCCTCGACCGTGGAGTCCACCGGACGGTCCCAGGTCACCGGCAGCTCGTGCACGCCGTAGTGCAGCATGTCGTCCCGCATCGGCACCTCGTCCGCCGGGCGGGCCAGCCGCAGCGACGGGAACCGGTCGAACAGTGCCGGGTACGCCACCCGCAGCACGGCCCGGGCCAGGTTCTGGCCGATGCACTGGTGCACGCCGTGCCCGAACGCCACGTGTCCCCGACGGTCCGCGGTGATGTCCAACCGGTCGGGGTCGACGAAGTGCGCGGGATCCCGATTCGCGGCCGGCAGCGCCACCACCACGGTGTCACCCGCCCGGATCCGTGCCCCGCCCAGCTCGACGTCCTCCAGCGCGGCCCGGCTCGCCCCCAGGTGCGAGATGGTCAGGTGGCGCAGCAGCTCCTCGACCGTGCTGTCGACCAGCTCGGGCCGGGCACGCAGCAACGCGAGCTGGTCCGGGTGGCGCAGCAGCGCGTACGTGCCGAGCGCGATCATGTTGGCGGTGGTGTCGAAGCCGCCGCCGAGCAGCGCCCAGGCCAGGTTCACCCGCTCGTCGTCGGTCAGCGCGTCGTCGCGGACCAGGTCGCTGAGCAGGTCCGCCCCCGGGGTCGCCCGCTTCGTCGCGATCAGGTCGCGGAGCACCACGTCGATCACCGTGCACGCGGCGATCAGCTCCTCGACCGTGTACGACATCCGGGACAGCACGGCGAAGTGCGCGGCCAGCGGCTGCTGCGCCTGCTCCGGCACGCCCACCAGCTCGCACATCACCCTCATCGGCACCGGCTCGGCGAACGCGGTGACCAGGTCCACCGGGCCGGTCGCGGCGGCCATCCGGTCCAGGTGCTCGTGCGTCACGCGAGTGATCATCGGTGTCAGTTCGGCCACCCCGCGGACGGTGAACCGCCGGTTGAGCAGCCGCCGGTAGCGGGTGTGCTCCGGCCGATCCATCTTGATGAACGCGCCCGGCGCGGCCGGTGGCGGCGTGTAGTCGTCGATCGGGAACGGCGGGGGGATCGGCAGGCCGATCAGCTCGTTGCGGTGGCTGAACCGGCTGTCGCTGAGCACCCGACGGGCGTCGGCGAGGCGGGTCACCAGCCAGCCGACGCCGTTCCCCGGCCCCACGGTGAGCGTCAGCGGCGCCACCGGACGGTCCGCCCGCAACGGCGCGTACCCGGCGGGCGGGTCGAACGGGCAGCCCCGGCGTACCGGCAGGGTGACCGGGTCGTCGGTGTCGGGCGCGGTGGGGCCGGCGGCCCGTACGGTGTCGGTCACGCCACCACCTCCGCGACGGTACGCAGCCGCTGCTCGACGGCGTCGGCCGCGAGGGCCGCGCCGCCGGCCGCCCGGACGTGCTCCCGCATCCGGTGCACCCGGTCGCGCATGCCGGTGTCGGCCGCCACCCGGTCGACCGCGTCGCGCAGCGCCTCGGCGGACGCCTCCTCCCGCTGCACCACCAGGGCCAGGCCCAGGTCGGTCAGCCGGCGCGCGTTGACGTGCTGCTCCGGGTGGTGCGGCACGACCACCATCGGCACCCCGGCGTGCAGGGACTCCATGATGCTGCCCATCCCCGACTGGCAGAGGAAGACCGAGGCGTGCGCCAGCACCGACCGCAGCGGCACCCAGCGGTGCGCCTCCACGTTGGGCGGCAGCTCACCCAGCTCCGCCGG
The Micromonospora sp. R77 DNA segment above includes these coding regions:
- a CDS encoding cytochrome P450, translating into MTDTVRAAGPTAPDTDDPVTLPVRRGCPFDPPAGYAPLRADRPVAPLTLTVGPGNGVGWLVTRLADARRVLSDSRFSHRNELIGLPIPPPFPIDDYTPPPAAPGAFIKMDRPEHTRYRRLLNRRFTVRGVAELTPMITRVTHEHLDRMAAATGPVDLVTAFAEPVPMRVMCELVGVPEQAQQPLAAHFAVLSRMSYTVEELIAACTVIDVVLRDLIATKRATPGADLLSDLVRDDALTDDERVNLAWALLGGGFDTTANMIALGTYALLRHPDQLALLRARPELVDSTVEELLRHLTISHLGASRAALEDVELGGARIRAGDTVVVALPAANRDPAHFVDPDRLDITADRRGHVAFGHGVHQCIGQNLARAVLRVAYPALFDRFPSLRLARPADEVPMRDDMLHYGVHELPVTWDRPVDSTVEEATPAARAPGPSVDVP